In one Natronosalvus amylolyticus genomic region, the following are encoded:
- a CDS encoding ABC transporter ATP-binding protein — MAAETTGDRANVTAQRGETILELEGLVKRFGEFAAIDGVDMMVERGEFRSVIGPNGAGKTTLFNLISGALPVTSGTVRFDGDDITSLSPEARVRAGIGRSFQISNVFGGLSVRENVRLAAQANRQAEYGIVESLFKTTDRYADINEATDRTLERVDLTNLADVEANALAYGDRRRLEIGVVLAADPALVLLDEPTAGMSVEETRETIDLIEEVLVDQTLLLIEHDIELVMELSDHITVLNRGEVIADGSPERIAADQAVQDAYLGGVVE; from the coding sequence ATGGCGGCCGAGACGACCGGCGACCGGGCGAACGTCACGGCACAACGAGGGGAGACGATTCTCGAACTCGAGGGGCTGGTCAAACGCTTCGGCGAGTTCGCGGCTATCGACGGCGTCGACATGATGGTCGAACGCGGGGAGTTCCGGAGCGTCATCGGCCCGAACGGAGCTGGGAAGACCACGCTGTTCAATCTCATCTCCGGGGCGCTCCCGGTGACCAGCGGAACCGTCCGATTCGACGGCGACGACATCACGTCACTGTCGCCGGAAGCCCGGGTTCGCGCCGGCATCGGCCGTTCGTTCCAGATCTCGAACGTCTTTGGCGGGTTGTCCGTCCGGGAAAACGTCAGATTGGCCGCCCAGGCCAATCGGCAAGCTGAGTACGGCATCGTCGAATCGCTGTTCAAAACGACCGACCGGTACGCCGACATCAACGAGGCCACCGACCGAACGCTCGAGCGGGTCGACCTCACCAACCTGGCCGACGTCGAAGCGAACGCACTCGCCTACGGTGATCGACGACGACTCGAGATCGGTGTGGTTCTGGCTGCTGATCCGGCACTCGTATTACTCGACGAGCCGACGGCCGGGATGAGCGTCGAAGAGACCCGCGAAACGATCGATCTGATAGAGGAGGTGCTGGTCGACCAGACGTTACTGTTGATCGAACACGACATCGAACTCGTTATGGAACTCTCAGATCACATTACGGTGTTGAATCGCGGTGAGGTCATCGCCGACGGGTCGCCCGAACGGATCGCTGCCGATCAGGCCGTCCAGGACGCCTACCTCGGCGGGGTGGTCGAGTAA